From a single Bacillus gobiensis genomic region:
- a CDS encoding site-specific integrase — MNFVQPIRDPEHLFYMKRFLREQSERNYMLFVTGINSGLRISDILPLKVKDAKKPYFDIRELKTRKQKRIQITSSLKKELNAFIKGKEDHEYLFKSREGVNKPIGRSQAYKILRAAAEYVNLDGIGTHTLRKTFGYHFYLQTKDVAMLQEIFNHSSPNITLRYIGINQDSMDKAMKGFKI, encoded by the coding sequence ATGAATTTTGTGCAGCCGATTCGGGATCCAGAGCATCTTTTTTATATGAAACGATTTTTAAGAGAACAAAGCGAAAGAAATTATATGCTTTTTGTTACTGGGATTAACTCAGGTCTTAGGATTTCGGATATTCTTCCATTAAAAGTGAAAGACGCCAAAAAGCCATATTTTGATATTCGTGAATTAAAGACGCGTAAGCAAAAAAGAATCCAAATCACTTCTTCTTTAAAGAAAGAATTGAATGCTTTTATTAAAGGTAAGGAGGACCATGAATACCTCTTTAAAAGCCGAGAAGGTGTGAATAAACCGATTGGTCGTAGCCAAGCATATAAAATTCTTCGAGCTGCCGCAGAATACGTTAATTTGGACGGAATTGGCACTCATACGCTGCGCAAGACGTTTGGCTATCACTTTTACCTTCAGACAAAAGATGTGGCTATGCTGCAGGAGATATTCAATCATTCTAGCCCTAACATCACCTTGAGGTACATTGGTATCAATCAGGACAGCATGGACAAAGCAATGAAAGGCTTCAAAATTTAG